One segment of Bacteroides caecimuris DNA contains the following:
- a CDS encoding MFS transporter, with amino-acid sequence MTQEKKSGNLIAIITMCFIFAMISFVTNMAAPFGNIWGFQYSWAAMMGNMMNFAAYLFMGIPAGKMLVKYGYKKTALSALAVGAIGLIVQYLSSIFGADIETFTYDGQIVALNLIIYLFGAFICGFCVCMLNTVVNPMLNLLGGGGNKGNQLIQIGGTLNSLTGTLTPLLVGVLIGQVTAETSMSNVAPLLFIGIGIFILSFVIISFVAIPEPQANTGNKKFEHSPLAFRHCLLGVIAIFFYVGVEIGIPAQLNFYITNLGFEGSAAIGGTLAASYWFLMLIGRASSSIISGKISTTAQMTAVSLFAIIMLLIAILMPETVTVEFKGNEIPMKCFLIAVCGLSTSVMWGGIFNLAVEGLGKYTAAASGLFMMMVVGGGIMPLIQDFIAKATNPITSYWLIIAMLVYILYYSKIGCKNVNKDIPVE; translated from the coding sequence ATGACACAAGAAAAAAAGAGTGGTAATCTCATCGCTATTATCACAATGTGCTTTATTTTTGCGATGATTTCATTTGTTACTAACATGGCCGCTCCATTCGGTAATATCTGGGGATTCCAATATAGTTGGGCTGCCATGATGGGAAACATGATGAACTTTGCGGCTTACCTGTTTATGGGTATTCCCGCAGGTAAAATGCTCGTTAAATACGGGTATAAGAAGACTGCTTTGAGCGCCTTGGCAGTAGGTGCTATCGGATTGATTGTACAATATCTTTCCAGTATTTTCGGCGCAGACATCGAAACTTTCACTTATGATGGTCAAATCGTTGCTCTGAACCTTATTATCTATCTGTTTGGGGCATTCATCTGCGGTTTCTGTGTATGTATGTTGAACACCGTAGTAAACCCGATGTTGAACCTTTTAGGCGGCGGTGGAAACAAAGGAAACCAGTTGATTCAAATCGGGGGTACCTTGAACTCACTGACCGGAACATTGACGCCGCTATTGGTAGGTGTATTGATTGGGCAAGTTACCGCTGAAACAAGCATGAGCAATGTAGCTCCTCTTTTGTTTATCGGTATCGGTATATTCATTCTGTCATTCGTCATCATTTCATTTGTTGCCATCCCCGAACCGCAAGCTAACACAGGAAACAAGAAGTTCGAACACAGTCCATTGGCTTTCCGTCACTGTCTGCTGGGCGTTATTGCTATTTTCTTCTATGTGGGCGTAGAAATCGGTATACCGGCACAGCTAAACTTCTATATCACGAACCTAGGATTCGAAGGCTCAGCAGCCATAGGTGGTACATTGGCTGCCAGTTACTGGTTCCTGATGCTTATCGGACGTGCTTCCAGCAGTATCATCAGCGGAAAAATTTCAACTACTGCACAAATGACTGCCGTTTCCTTGTTTGCCATTATCATGTTGCTGATTGCTATCCTGATGCCTGAAACAGTCACTGTAGAATTCAAAGGAAATGAAATTCCAATGAAATGTTTCCTTATTGCAGTATGCGGACTTTCCACTTCTGTTATGTGGGGCGGTATCTTCAACCTTGCTGTAGAAGGACTGGGCAAGTATACGGCTGCTGCGTCCGGCTTATTCATGATGATGGTAGTCGGTGGTGGTATCATGCCATTGATTCAAGACTTCATAGCAAAAGCAACCAACCCGATCACAAGCTACTGGCTGATTATCGCTATGTTGGTCTATATTTTATATTATAGCAAAATCGGTTGCAAAAATGTCAACAAAGATATTCCTGTGGAATAA
- a CDS encoding alpha-L-arabinofuranosidase C-terminal domain-containing protein, whose product MRRYTEILAALAISAGMALHAQTNEMVIQTKKLGAEIQPTMYGLFFEDINYAADGGLYAELVKNRSFEFPQHLMGWNTYGKVSLMDDGPFERNPHYVRLSDPGHAHKHTGLDNEGFFGIGVKKGEEYRFSVWARLPQGSAKETLRIELVDTKSMGERQAFATQNLTIDSKEWKKYQVILKPGVTNPKSTLRIFLTSKGTVDLEHISLFPVDTWKGHENGLRKDLAQALADIHPGVFRFPGGCIVEGTDLETRYDWKKSVGPVENRPLNENRWQYTFTHRFFPDYYQSYGLGFYEYFLLSEEMGAEPLPILNCGLSCQYQNDDLKAHVAVCDLDSYIQDALDLIEFANGDVNTTWGKVRADMGHPAPFNLKFIGIGNEQWGKEYPERLEPFIKAIRKVYPDVKIVGSSGPNSEGKEFDYLWPEMKRLKADLVDEHFYRPESWFLAQGARYDNYDRKGPKVFAGEYACHGKGKKWNHFNAALLEAAFMTGLERNADIVHMATYAPLFAHVEGWQWRPDMIWFDNLNSVRTTSYYVQQLYAQNKGTNVLPLTMNKKNVTGAEGQNGLFASAVYDKDKNELIVKVANTSATIQPISLSFEGLKKQDVLSNGRCIKLRSLDLDKDNTLEQPFAITPQETPVSIEGHVFTAELEPNTFTVYKFTKK is encoded by the coding sequence ATGAGAAGATACACAGAAATCTTGGCTGCATTAGCCATCTCTGCCGGAATGGCACTTCATGCGCAAACCAATGAAATGGTGATACAAACCAAGAAGTTGGGAGCTGAAATTCAACCTACCATGTACGGACTCTTTTTTGAGGACATCAACTATGCTGCCGACGGGGGGCTTTATGCTGAATTGGTCAAGAACCGTTCATTCGAGTTTCCCCAACACTTGATGGGCTGGAATACTTACGGAAAAGTGTCATTGATGGACGACGGCCCTTTCGAACGCAATCCTCATTATGTACGCCTTTCCGACCCGGGACACGCGCATAAGCATACCGGACTTGATAACGAAGGCTTTTTCGGTATCGGTGTTAAGAAAGGAGAGGAGTATCGTTTTTCCGTTTGGGCACGCCTGCCACAGGGAAGTGCGAAAGAAACATTGCGGATTGAACTCGTAGATACCAAATCAATGGGCGAACGTCAGGCTTTTGCCACACAGAATCTTACCATTGATTCAAAAGAATGGAAAAAATATCAGGTTATCCTGAAACCGGGAGTAACCAATCCTAAATCTACGCTTCGCATTTTTCTTACTTCCAAAGGAACTGTAGATTTGGAACACATTTCTCTTTTCCCGGTAGATACTTGGAAAGGACATGAAAACGGACTCCGTAAAGACCTTGCACAGGCTTTGGCGGATATTCATCCGGGAGTCTTCCGTTTTCCCGGCGGCTGTATTGTAGAAGGTACCGACCTGGAAACCCGCTATGACTGGAAGAAGTCAGTGGGTCCCGTGGAAAACCGTCCTTTGAACGAAAACCGTTGGCAATATACTTTTACCCACCGTTTCTTCCCGGATTATTATCAAAGCTACGGGCTTGGATTCTATGAATACTTTCTTTTGTCGGAAGAAATGGGTGCAGAACCTCTTCCAATTCTGAATTGCGGTTTGTCTTGCCAATATCAGAATGACGACCTGAAAGCTCACGTAGCAGTCTGCGATTTGGACAGCTATATTCAGGACGCACTTGACCTGATTGAATTTGCCAATGGCGATGTTAATACGACTTGGGGAAAAGTGCGTGCAGATATGGGGCATCCTGCTCCTTTCAATCTGAAATTTATCGGTATTGGTAACGAACAATGGGGTAAAGAATATCCCGAACGTCTTGAGCCGTTTATCAAAGCTATCCGTAAGGTATATCCCGATGTGAAGATTGTAGGCAGCTCCGGCCCTAATTCCGAAGGTAAGGAATTCGATTACCTGTGGCCCGAAATGAAACGCCTGAAAGCCGATTTGGTGGACGAACACTTCTATCGTCCCGAAAGCTGGTTCTTAGCCCAAGGTGCACGTTATGACAACTACGACCGTAAAGGTCCGAAAGTCTTTGCCGGTGAATATGCCTGCCACGGAAAAGGAAAGAAATGGAACCATTTCAATGCCGCTTTGCTCGAAGCTGCTTTCATGACTGGATTGGAACGTAATGCTGACATCGTTCACATGGCCACTTATGCTCCGCTTTTCGCTCATGTGGAAGGATGGCAATGGCGTCCTGATATGATTTGGTTCGATAACCTGAACTCTGTGCGTACCACTAGCTATTATGTACAACAACTGTATGCGCAAAACAAAGGAACAAATGTACTTCCCCTTACCATGAACAAGAAAAATGTAACGGGAGCCGAAGGACAGAACGGGCTCTTTGCCAGTGCTGTTTACGATAAGGATAAGAATGAACTGATTGTAAAGGTTGCCAATACTTCCGCCACAATACAGCCAATTTCCTTGAGTTTTGAAGGATTGAAGAAACAAGATGTATTGTCTAATGGTCGTTGTATTAAACTTCGTTCGCTTGATTTGGATAAGGATAATACACTTGAGCAACCTTTTGCCATTACTCCGCAAGAGACTCCGGTATCTATTGAAGGGCATGTGTTTACAGCCGAGTTGGAACCGAATACATTTACTGTTTATAAATTCACGAAGAAATGA
- a CDS encoding glycoside hydrolase family 43 protein produces MINKSKFIVLSFALTAFSGLSAQNDTTFIANGNPIIQYKYTADPGAMVHDGKVYIYAGHDECPPPKEHYLMNEWCVFSSPDMKTWTEHPVPLKAKDFSWAKGEAWASQVIERDGKFYWYVTVEHNTIPGKSIGVAVSDSPTGPFADARGSALITNDMTTEYTKIRWDDIDPTVFIDDDGQAYLYWGNTQCYYARLKKNMIELDGPIIPVSLPRFTEAPWIHKRGDWYYLSYASGFPEKICYAMSRSITGSWEYKGILNEIAGNSNTNHQAIIEFKGDWYFIYHNGGINTAGGSFRRSVCIDRLYYNEDGTMKRIQMTTEGVQ; encoded by the coding sequence ATGATAAATAAGAGTAAATTCATAGTTCTCTCATTTGCACTGACAGCCTTTTCCGGACTGTCAGCGCAGAATGATACTACTTTTATTGCCAATGGCAATCCCATCATTCAATATAAATATACGGCGGATCCGGGAGCCATGGTACATGATGGGAAAGTATATATCTACGCCGGACACGATGAATGTCCGCCCCCCAAAGAACATTATTTGATGAATGAATGGTGTGTCTTTTCCTCTCCCGACATGAAAACATGGACGGAACATCCCGTTCCTTTAAAAGCCAAGGATTTCAGTTGGGCAAAAGGTGAGGCGTGGGCAAGCCAGGTGATTGAGCGTGACGGCAAGTTTTATTGGTATGTAACGGTAGAACACAATACGATTCCCGGTAAATCTATCGGTGTAGCCGTTTCTGATTCTCCGACAGGTCCTTTTGCAGATGCCCGCGGTTCGGCATTGATCACCAATGACATGACCACCGAATATACCAAAATTCGGTGGGATGATATTGATCCGACAGTTTTTATTGACGATGACGGTCAGGCGTATCTTTATTGGGGAAACACCCAATGCTACTATGCCAGACTGAAAAAGAACATGATCGAATTGGACGGTCCGATTATCCCGGTTAGTCTTCCTCGTTTTACGGAAGCTCCTTGGATTCATAAACGTGGAGACTGGTATTATCTCTCGTATGCTTCCGGATTTCCAGAAAAGATTTGCTATGCAATGAGCCGTAGCATTACAGGATCTTGGGAATATAAAGGTATCCTGAATGAAATTGCGGGTAACTCCAATACTAACCACCAGGCCATCATCGAATTTAAGGGAGACTGGTATTTCATTTATCACAATGGCGGCATTAATACGGCCGGTGGCAGTTTCCGTCGCTCCGTTTGCATCGACCGTTTGTATTACAATGAAGACGGCACAATGAAGAGAATACAGATGACGACAGAAGGCGTACAGTAA
- a CDS encoding SPOR domain-containing protein, whose amino-acid sequence MKKLVVLGMGVCLVLAFASCKSSESAYKKAYEKAKQQELAEPQVEAPVEVTPVVAAPVTTTKVADTSGVRQEKVTVVSGNEGLKDYSIVAGSFGVKANAEGLKDWLDGQGYQSTIAFNADKAMYRVIVNSFADKAAAAEARDAFKAKYPNRSDFQGAWLLYRVY is encoded by the coding sequence ATGAAAAAATTAGTCGTATTAGGAATGGGGGTATGCTTGGTGCTGGCATTTGCATCTTGTAAATCCAGCGAAAGTGCCTATAAGAAAGCTTACGAAAAAGCTAAACAACAAGAATTGGCAGAACCGCAGGTGGAAGCTCCGGTAGAAGTAACTCCGGTAGTTGCAGCTCCTGTGACAACTACTAAAGTGGCAGATACATCCGGCGTTCGTCAGGAAAAGGTTACAGTGGTTTCTGGCAACGAAGGGTTGAAAGATTATAGCATCGTAGCAGGTAGCTTTGGTGTGAAAGCGAATGCTGAAGGCCTGAAAGATTGGTTGGATGGACAAGGATATCAGTCTACGATTGCATTTAATGCTGACAAGGCAATGTATCGCGTTATCGTAAATTCATTTGCTGATAAGGCCGCTGCTGCTGAAGCTCGCGACGCATTCAAGGCTAAATATCCGAACCGTTCGGATTTCCAAGGTGCTTGGTTGCTGTATCGTGTATATTGA
- a CDS encoding type I phosphomannose isomerase catalytic subunit, giving the protein MYPLKFEPILKQTLWGGDKIIPFKHLNADLKGVGESWEISGVEDNESVVANGPDKGLTLADMVRKYREELVGEANYARFGNKFPLLIKFIDAKQDLSIQVHPTDELAKKRHNSMGKTEMWYVVDADQGAKLRSGFSEQITPKEYKERVLNNTITDVLQEYEIHPGDVFFLPAGRVHSIGAGAFIAEIQQTSDITYRIYDFNRKDANGKTRELHTDLAREAINYEVLDDYRTKYDAVKDEPVELVACPYFTTSLYDMTEEISCDYSELDSFVIFICMEGTCKMRDNEGNELTVSAGESILLPATTQDITITPEGGNVKLLETYV; this is encoded by the coding sequence ATGTATCCATTAAAATTCGAACCTATTCTGAAGCAGACGCTTTGGGGGGGCGACAAAATTATTCCATTCAAGCATTTGAACGCAGACTTGAAAGGAGTAGGAGAAAGCTGGGAGATTTCCGGTGTTGAGGACAATGAATCCGTAGTGGCTAATGGCCCGGATAAAGGTTTAACCTTAGCCGATATGGTAAGAAAGTATCGTGAGGAACTGGTTGGTGAAGCGAATTATGCCCGTTTCGGCAACAAATTTCCGTTGCTCATTAAGTTCATCGATGCCAAACAGGATTTGTCAATCCAGGTACACCCAACAGATGAGTTGGCGAAGAAACGCCATAATTCGATGGGAAAAACCGAGATGTGGTATGTGGTAGATGCCGACCAAGGAGCTAAATTGCGTTCAGGATTCTCTGAACAGATTACCCCGAAAGAATATAAAGAACGCGTGTTGAACAATACGATTACCGACGTATTGCAAGAGTATGAAATCCATCCGGGTGATGTGTTTTTCCTTCCTGCCGGACGTGTGCATAGTATCGGAGCCGGGGCGTTCATTGCCGAGATTCAACAGACTTCTGACATAACGTACCGTATCTACGACTTCAACCGCAAGGACGCGAACGGCAAAACCCGTGAACTTCACACCGATTTAGCTCGTGAAGCCATCAATTACGAAGTATTGGATGACTACCGCACTAAATACGATGCAGTGAAGGATGAACCGGTAGAATTGGTGGCATGTCCTTATTTCACGACTTCTCTGTATGACATGACTGAAGAAATCAGTTGTGATTACTCGGAACTTGACTCGTTTGTGATTTTTATCTGCATGGAAGGTACATGCAAAATGAGAGACAATGAAGGCAATGAACTGACTGTTAGTGCCGGAGAATCTATTTTGTTGCCTGCAACTACGCAAGACATCACAATCACTCCTGAAGGAGGAAATGTGAAATTGTTGGAGACATACGTGTAA
- a CDS encoding aldose epimerase family protein — MNNTFPTEGNLSGLSRKDFQKDINDKKTDLFILKNTKGMEVAVTNYGCAILSIMVPDKNGKYANVILGHDSIDHVINSPEPFLSTTIGRYGNRIAKGKFTLFGEEHELTINNGPNSLHGGPTGFHARVWDAIQLDESTVQFNYVSADGEEGFPGKLEVEMTYHLENEVNALTIEYRATTDKATVVNLTNHGFFNLAGISTPTPTVNDHIVTINADFYTPIDEVSIPTGEIAKVEGTPMDFRTPHTVGERINDKFQQLIFGAGYDHCYVLNKIESGSLDLAATCKDPKSGRIMEVYTTEAGVQLYTGNWLNGFEGAHGATFPARSAICFEAQCFPDTPNKPHFPSATLLPGDEYQQITVYKFTVEE; from the coding sequence ATGAATAACACATTCCCAACAGAAGGGAATCTATCAGGGCTCAGCCGGAAAGATTTCCAAAAGGATATAAATGATAAGAAAACCGATTTATTTATCCTCAAAAACACAAAGGGAATGGAAGTAGCTGTAACCAATTACGGATGCGCCATTCTTTCTATCATGGTACCGGACAAAAACGGTAAGTATGCCAATGTAATCCTCGGACACGACAGCATCGACCACGTCATCAACAGCCCGGAACCTTTCCTAAGCACTACTATCGGACGCTACGGCAACCGTATCGCCAAAGGAAAATTCACATTGTTCGGCGAAGAACATGAACTCACCATCAACAACGGTCCTAATTCCTTGCATGGAGGACCTACCGGTTTCCACGCTCGTGTATGGGACGCTATACAACTTGACGAGAGCACAGTGCAATTCAACTATGTTTCTGCCGATGGCGAAGAAGGATTCCCCGGCAAACTGGAAGTAGAAATGACCTACCACCTGGAAAACGAAGTAAACGCACTGACTATCGAATACCGCGCAACAACCGACAAAGCCACAGTCGTTAATCTGACTAACCACGGTTTCTTCAACCTCGCTGGTATCTCCACTCCTACTCCTACCGTCAACGACCACATCGTTACTATCAACGCTGATTTCTATACGCCTATCGATGAAGTTTCTATTCCAACAGGCGAAATTGCCAAAGTAGAGGGTACTCCGATGGATTTCCGTACTCCGCACACCGTAGGCGAACGTATCAATGACAAATTCCAGCAACTGATTTTTGGTGCCGGCTACGACCACTGCTATGTATTGAACAAGATAGAGAGCGGCTCACTCGACCTGGCTGCTACTTGCAAAGACCCGAAAAGCGGCCGTATCATGGAAGTGTATACCACCGAAGCCGGCGTGCAACTCTATACAGGCAACTGGCTGAATGGATTTGAAGGCGCACATGGGGCTACATTCCCTGCAAGAAGCGCTATCTGCTTTGAAGCACAGTGTTTCCCGGATACTCCGAACAAGCCACATTTCCCATCGGCTACTTTGCTGCCGGGTGATGAATACCAACAGATCACTGTTTACAAGTTTACTGTGGAAGAATAA
- a CDS encoding YtxH domain-containing protein: MKGLNVLAAFLGGAAVGAALGILFAPEKGEDTRHKIAEILRKKGIKLNRSEMETLVDEIAAEMKGEIAE; this comes from the coding sequence ATGAAAGGATTGAATGTTTTAGCAGCTTTTCTGGGTGGTGCAGCCGTAGGCGCAGCCCTTGGTATTTTATTTGCTCCTGAAAAAGGAGAAGACACTCGTCACAAAATTGCAGAAATTCTTCGTAAAAAAGGAATCAAACTAAACCGTAGCGAAATGGAAACTCTTGTTGACGAGATTGCTGCGGAGATGAAAGGAGAAATAGCAGAATAA
- the cysQ gene encoding 3'(2'),5'-bisphosphate nucleotidase CysQ: protein MEQKYVMAAIEAALKAGEKILSVYNDPASDFEIERKADNSPLTIADRKAHEAIVAILNDTPFPVLSEEGKHLGYETRREWDNLWIVDPLDGTKEFIKRNGEFTVNIALVQDSVPVFGVIYVPVKNELYFGVEGVGAYKCSGIASWEGDGVALEGLVAKSERLPLKEVHDHLIVVASRSHLSPETESYIADLRKKHGSVELISSGSSIKICLVSEGKADVYPRFAPTMEWDTAAGHAIARAAGMEVYQAGKEEPLRYNKEDLLNPWFVVEPKREH, encoded by the coding sequence ATGGAACAAAAATATGTAATGGCTGCTATCGAGGCGGCTTTAAAAGCAGGTGAAAAGATTCTTTCTGTTTATAATGATCCGGCATCGGATTTTGAAATAGAAAGGAAAGCTGATAACTCTCCGCTAACTATAGCAGACAGAAAAGCGCATGAAGCGATTGTGGCTATTCTGAATGATACTCCTTTTCCAGTTCTTAGTGAAGAAGGGAAGCATTTAGGGTATGAGACTCGACGTGAGTGGGATAATTTATGGATTGTAGATCCTCTGGATGGAACGAAGGAGTTTATCAAGCGTAATGGAGAATTTACGGTAAATATCGCTTTGGTGCAGGACTCTGTGCCTGTGTTCGGTGTTATTTATGTGCCTGTGAAAAATGAACTTTATTTTGGGGTTGAAGGCGTAGGGGCTTATAAATGTTCCGGTATTGCCAGTTGGGAAGGTGACGGCGTGGCATTGGAAGGACTGGTTGCGAAATCGGAACGGTTACCTTTGAAGGAAGTACACGATCATCTGATTGTGGTTGCTTCACGTTCGCACCTGTCGCCTGAAACAGAATCATATATTGCAGATTTAAGAAAGAAACACGGCAGTGTGGAGTTGATTTCGAGTGGAAGTTCTATTAAAATCTGTCTGGTTTCTGAAGGAAAGGCTGATGTATATCCGCGTTTCGCTCCGACAATGGAGTGGGATACGGCTGCAGGGCATGCGATAGCCCGTGCCGCAGGGATGGAAGTATATCAGGCTGGAAAGGAAGAACCTCTACGATATAACAAGGAGGATTTATTGAATCCTTGGTTTGTTGTTGAGCCAAAAAGAGAACATTAA
- the galK gene encoding galactokinase → MDTEYVRSRFIKHFDGTTGFLYASPGRINLIGEHTDYNGGFVFPGAVDKGMIAEIKPNGTDKVRAYSIDLKDYVEFGLNEEDAPRASWARYIFGVCREMIKRGVDVKGFNTAFAGDVPLGAGMSSSAALESTYAFALNELFGENKIDKFELAKVGQATEHNYCGVNCGIMDQFASVFGKAGSLIRLDCRSLEYQYFPFHPEGYRLVLMDSVVKHELASSAYNKRRQSCEAAVAAIQKKHPHVEFLRDCTMAMLEEAKADISAEDYMRAEYVIEEIQRVLDVCEALEKDDYETVGQKMYETHHGMSKLYEVSCEELDFLNDCAKEYGVTGSRVMGGGFGGCTINLVKDELYDNFVEKTKAAFKAKFGRSPKVYDVVIGDGSRRLE, encoded by the coding sequence ATGGATACAGAATACGTAAGAAGTCGATTCATTAAACACTTTGACGGAACTACCGGATTTTTATATGCTTCTCCGGGTCGTATCAACCTGATCGGCGAACACACTGACTACAACGGTGGATTCGTATTTCCGGGAGCAGTGGACAAAGGCATGATTGCTGAAATCAAACCGAACGGTACTGACAAAGTGAGAGCTTACTCTATCGACTTGAAAGACTATGTAGAATTTGGCCTGAACGAAGAGGATGCTCCACGTGCCAGCTGGGCAAGATATATTTTCGGCGTATGCCGTGAAATGATTAAACGTGGCGTTGACGTAAAGGGATTCAATACTGCTTTTGCAGGTGATGTACCTCTGGGTGCAGGTATGTCTTCTTCTGCTGCTTTGGAAAGTACGTATGCTTTCGCATTGAACGAACTGTTCGGTGAAAACAAAATAGATAAATTCGAATTGGCTAAAGTGGGCCAGGCAACAGAACACAACTACTGCGGCGTGAACTGCGGTATCATGGACCAGTTTGCTTCTGTGTTCGGTAAAGCAGGCAGCTTGATCCGTTTGGATTGCCGTTCACTGGAGTATCAGTATTTCCCCTTCCATCCGGAAGGCTATCGCCTGGTGCTGATGGATTCTGTTGTGAAACACGAATTGGCTTCTTCCGCTTACAACAAGCGTCGCCAAAGCTGTGAAGCTGCTGTTGCCGCTATCCAGAAAAAACATCCGCACGTAGAATTCCTGCGCGACTGTACAATGGCTATGCTGGAAGAAGCGAAAGCTGATATCAGCGCTGAAGACTATATGCGTGCAGAATATGTAATCGAAGAAATCCAACGTGTACTCGATGTTTGCGAGGCATTGGAAAAGGATGATTACGAAACTGTCGGTCAGAAGATGTACGAAACTCATCACGGCATGAGCAAGCTGTACGAAGTAAGCTGCGAAGAACTCGACTTCCTGAATGACTGCGCTAAAGAATACGGTGTAACCGGTTCACGTGTAATGGGTGGTGGCTTCGGTGGTTGTACTATCAACCTTGTTAAAGACGAATTGTACGATAACTTCGTTGAAAAGACAAAAGCTGCTTTCAAAGCTAAATTCGGCAGAAGCCCGAAAGTATATGATGTAGTAATCGGCGACGGTTCTCGTAGATTGGAATAA
- a CDS encoding arabinan endo-1,5-alpha-L-arabinosidase, translating into MNENTDVMKNLFLPVFLIAGSLFASCTSAVFKPIPSANPWDDNYLSVAKMENYRQWGTYNVHDPSCRKLGDYYYMYSTDAIFGENQKEAKEKEVPLGYIQMRRSKDLVHWEFLGWAFPEIPEEAVRWVQAHAGGHGATNIWAPYIIPYKDKYRLYYCVSAFGRKTSYIGLAESVSPEGPWTQVGCTVKTDDSTAMNAIDPSVIVDEVTGKWWMHYGSFFGGLYCVELNPETGLPLKNGDLGHLVARRANYRKDNLEAPEIIYNPDLKQYYLFTSYDPLMTTYNVRVSRSDAAEGPFVDYSGKAVKDTTNNFPILTAPYRFENHQGWAGTAHCGVFSDGEGNYFMAHQGRLSPQNQLMVLHIRQLFFTPDGWPVVSPERYAGTVPRKFTEADLAGEWEIIRVQEPKYERQLEAGQILWGEGELKDGEWNLSTRISLLKDGTCKGEMTDDEWKIVQMNGNWSFLTEKHLLMVKFGKEEINNLIIFAGHDWENETETILFTGLDSQGRSVWGKRIK; encoded by the coding sequence ATGAACGAAAACACTGATGTTATGAAAAACTTGTTCTTGCCCGTCTTTTTAATTGCAGGCAGCTTGTTCGCAAGCTGCACTTCTGCTGTGTTTAAACCGATTCCTTCTGCGAATCCTTGGGATGACAATTATTTATCCGTAGCTAAAATGGAAAATTACCGCCAGTGGGGAACATATAATGTGCACGACCCGTCCTGCCGCAAGCTGGGCGACTATTATTATATGTATTCTACTGACGCTATTTTCGGTGAAAACCAGAAGGAAGCCAAAGAAAAAGAAGTTCCCTTGGGATATATCCAGATGCGCCGTTCCAAAGATCTGGTACATTGGGAATTTCTGGGATGGGCTTTTCCCGAGATACCCGAAGAAGCTGTCCGGTGGGTACAGGCTCACGCGGGCGGACATGGAGCTACAAATATCTGGGCTCCCTATATCATCCCCTACAAGGACAAATATCGTCTGTACTATTGCGTATCCGCATTCGGGCGTAAGACTTCCTATATCGGGCTTGCTGAATCCGTTTCTCCCGAAGGGCCGTGGACGCAAGTGGGTTGTACCGTAAAGACAGATGACTCCACTGCTATGAATGCCATCGACCCAAGTGTCATAGTAGACGAGGTCACCGGAAAATGGTGGATGCATTATGGCTCTTTCTTCGGCGGATTATACTGTGTAGAATTGAACCCTGAAACTGGATTGCCTCTGAAAAACGGAGACTTGGGGCATCTTGTAGCACGTCGTGCCAATTACAGGAAAGACAACCTCGAAGCACCGGAAATAATTTACAACCCTGATTTGAAACAATACTATCTGTTCACTTCTTATGACCCGTTGATGACAACCTATAATGTACGTGTCAGCCGTTCGGACGCCGCTGAGGGGCCGTTTGTCGATTATTCGGGAAAGGCGGTGAAAGATACGACCAATAATTTCCCGATATTGACCGCTCCCTATCGTTTTGAGAATCATCAAGGATGGGCTGGTACAGCGCATTGCGGAGTTTTCTCCGATGGTGAAGGAAACTATTTCATGGCTCACCAAGGGCGTCTTTCTCCGCAAAACCAGTTGATGGTATTGCATATTCGCCAGTTGTTCTTTACACCGGACGGATGGCCGGTCGTTTCTCCCGAAAGATATGCAGGGACAGTTCCCCGTAAATTCACCGAAGCGGACTTGGCAGGAGAGTGGGAGATCATCCGTGTGCAGGAACCAAAGTACGAACGCCAGTTGGAAGCCGGACAAATCCTTTGGGGCGAAGGTGAATTGAAAGACGGTGAGTGGAATCTCTCAACCCGTATCAGTTTATTAAAGGATGGAACCTGCAAAGGGGAGATGACGGATGATGAATGGAAAATTGTGCAAATGAATGGAAACTGGTCCTTTTTGACCGAAAAACACCTGTTAATGGTAAAATTTGGCAAAGAGGAAATTAATAATCTGATTATCTTTGCAGGACATGATTGGGAGAATGAAACAGAAACCATTCTCTTTACCGGGCTCGATAGTCAGGGACGTTCTGTCTGGGGAAAAAGAATCAAATAA